Below is a genomic region from Primulina eburnea isolate SZY01 chromosome 9, ASM2296580v1, whole genome shotgun sequence.
tgcaaataaatatcatcatctcgatatcataatcaactcatctcaatacaaaaatcatcatcaaatcacaATAGTTCATCTAGCCATAGagtttcaatttaaataaaatgatacttttacctcgtatgttaccgaccgtaacatacctttcaaatattaccaaaagaagatcAAAAGATATTGTTGAGAAGTCTTGAACCCTCGCATTCTACTCGATTCACTATCAACCAACTTAGAGTAAATAATCTTGAGCCAACCCAAGTCAATACTTCAACCAAATCTTCAAAACATAATCAAGATCTCAGATTACTTATCAACACATAGCACTTTTcgtacaaaattcataattaattcaatacggCTTCAAATCAAGATCCGCAAATTGGATATGCAAGAaaactcaaatcccaacaattcTTCTTCAGAACTTTTGTCAAATAAAGTCATTTACTCATTCGTTCATAATCTGAAATATAGaacataattttcgaaattctgcACCAACACATTTCTGGCACACTTTAGTATTTTGAGCATAACTCCCTCAATACTCAATGGAATGAAGCCCATCTTATATCATTTCGAAGACAATACAATGTTCTATAACTTTCATATGAACACCAAATTCAGAATCCCAACCGATTAATACCGGAATTCGAATAAACAGACGACATGGACACAAACTCGGGATTCTAGACCAGGTTTAGTAAATATAGCATATCTCTTTCAATTCTTCATGGAATTGAGTGATTCTTGTACCAAATCGAAGCTAACCGATGCTCTACAAGTTCGACGAAGACCATAACATCAAAATCCAACTAGAACCGTCCCATATATCCAAAATACAGTAGGCACAAACCATATCTTGCACAAAAACAAGAAATCGTGCTCATATTCATTTTAATTTCAAACCAACTCAAATACAACATCTTCAACATCTTAATATCTCAAaaaatcaactcaaatatcaattctaaacttCAACCCATTTCCAAACTTGAATAAAAATGGAAGATACTTACATCCTCGTGAAGCCCGTGACGAGAAGATCACAAATCTAActtcattttataatttttatgagCAAATCTCCCTTAATATTAGAAAGAAGATttgaaaatggagagaaatggaTGAGGGTTCATTTGAGGAGGAGAAAAATGATTGGAGGAGGTGAAAGTTGACTCAAATAGTGATTTTTCGCGTCTGTAGCGCCGCAGCGCCACTATTTTAGCGCCTCAGCGCCAAGCTTTCGCAGATCTAGCGCCTATGCGCTACTTTCTAGCGCCGCAGCGCTTGAATAGTGACCCGGATGAACAGTACTCGTGAATAGTAACCGTGAACagtaactttttttttaaaaaaaaattgggaattacaattcctcccctctaaaaatagatttcgtcctcgaaatcaaatcATCAATTTCAATTCTAACATGTAATGATCAATACTAAAAATAAAACCGATAATAGAAGCATACTTCATTTGAATAACTCTGGATATTTTTGTCTCATATTATCTTCTAATTCCCAAGTTGCCTCCTCGACACCATGTCTATTCCACTGTACTTTAATAAACGGTATCAATTTATTTCTGAGTTGCTTATCTTTTCTGTCTAGAATTTGAATCGGTCTCTCaatgtagctcaaagtctgatctaactcaacCTCATCGGGTGGAAGTACATGAGAAGGATCTGGATAATATTTTCTCAACatagacacatgaaaaacatcatgaacaCCTGATAATGCAGGAGGAAGAACTAATCTATAAGCCAAGTCACCAACACGTTCCAAAATCTCATACGGGCCTATTAATCTTGGTGATAATTTACCCTTCTTTCCAAATCTAACTGTACCACGGAAAGGagatattttcagaaaaactctgtcacctttctcaaAAATCAATGGCCGTCTCCTTATGTTCGCATATTTAGCCTGCCTATCCTGAGCAGCTCGCATACGACTCTGAATCAATTTTACCTTCTTTGTCATATCTCTTATCATAtcaggtcctacaattggtgcttcagataaatcgtcccaatacagaggagattgacacttcctgccatatagTGCTTCAAATGGTGACATTCCAATGCTCACttgataactgttgttataAGAAAACTCGACAAGTGATAACGAATCCTGCCAACCAATACCAAAATCCATCACTAcatctctcaacatatcctctaatgtctgaatagtacgttctgactgtccgtctgtctgaggacgATATGCTGTACTCAAATGCAAACGAGTGCCAAGGGCTTCTTTTAAACtctgccaaaaatgagaagaaaatctgggatcacgatctgatacaatggacttaggtacaccatgcaatctcaaaACTTCTCCGATGTACAATCTGGCCATCTGATCGTGCCTATATGTCATCTGATAAGGAATGAAACACGAAGACTTAGTTAATctgtcaacgataacccaaatttCATCGCAACCTCTCGACGATCTCGGCAATTTCgtgacaaagtccatggtaatatggtcccacttccattctgaaACCTTAAGGCTATGCAAAAGACCTCCTGGTCGCTTcctttctgctttcacttgttgacaattcaaacaacgagatacaaattctgctatgtcagatttcattcttttccaccaaaattgtttcttcaaatcattgtatatCTTTTTACTTCCAGGGTGTACACTGAATTTACTGCAATGAGCATCACGCAAAATCTGTAtcctcaactctgaaatattaggaactacaatacgatcattcacaaacaaaataccctcattattgacttgaaattctgatcgatgtcctgatctgactagttcaactgatttctgaatacTTTGATCTAATCTTTGGGCCTCTTTAATTTTTACAAACAACTCGGGCTCTGCCTGAATCATAA
It encodes:
- the LOC140840854 gene encoding uncharacterized protein, which codes for MTKKVKLIQSRMRAAQDRQAKYANIRRRPLIFEKGDRVFLKISPFRGTVRFGKKGKLSPRLIGPYEILERVGDLAYRLVLPPALSGVHDVFHVSMLRKYYPDPSHVLPPDEVELDQTLSYIERPIQILDRKDKQLRNKLIPFIKVQWNRHGVEEATWELEDNMRQKYPELFK